A window of Oscillatoria sp. FACHB-1407 genomic DNA:
TGCGGTTGATGAAACCGTCAATGCGACTCCCTGTCTGTATGCCAGCACTATCCCCTGCGCCGATCGCATCTCATTTCTCAATCCCACTACCTCAGAAACCTTTGATGTAGCAGGCACCGCTTACACCCTGGAGTTATTGGGCTTTAGCGATCGCCCCACTCCCGATGGAGCCTTCGTAAACGAGTTTATTTCTGAAGAACAGGCAACGAACACCGCTTTTCTGTTTGGCAAACTAACCGCCGCTGTCCCTCGATCGGTTCCTGAACCTGGGGCGATCGTTCCTCTGGCACTGTTGGGGATATGTTTGGGGATAAGGGGAAAGGATAAGAAATCAAGGATGAAGGATAAAAAATAAAGGAGGATGAAAGAGTTTGATTGGCAACTTCATACCGATTTAATGTTTGATTGTGGCCGATCACGGGGTAGGGGCGTTTTGCGAAACGCCCTTACGGAATCATGTGCAGCGAAGCCAATTCAAATTGGTATCAGTTTTATCCTTACGTGAATTCGAGATCAGGATTGGGGGATTCTCCCCCAAACCCCCTAGCAAAAGGTGTTTCGGTTATCCTTTTCTTACGACAGGTTAGCGATCAACCGATCAACCAGTTGCGACATCAATTGGCGATCGCTCTCAGATATGCCTTGTAGTGCCGATTCTCGAATTTCTAGCGCAATCGGCGGCAGCACTCGCTTGAGTTGCTCACCTGCGGGGGTCAGCCAGATGCGCCAGATGCGTCGATCCTGGCGATCGCGCTCCCGCCGAATTAACCCCCGTTCCTCCATCCGATCCAAAACCCCGGTGAGCGTACCGCCCACCTGTTGCAGGCGATCGCCAATGCTAGAGGTTGGTAGCCCATTCTCCTCCCAGAGACAGCACAGGACAACCCAATGAAACGGAGTCAATCCAAAGGGTTCTAACCGCTCTTGAAATCGCCGCGCAAACAGTTGAGAGAGTAATTTAATACGATAGCCTAACCCTCTCGGAGCTAATACTTTTTGCCATTGCTCAACAAAAGCAACTGTTTCGTCTTGAACCGGGGAATTAGGCGCAACTCTTGGGGCACACTCTCCATCGGGAATACTTGATTCTGCCATAGCCAAACACAGGTGAAAGTAAACTATAGCAACTCCTATCGCCACCGTTAATCCCAAGTTACAAAGTTGAGTAGACATCAGGGGTGTCAGAGCGTCTTGCAAAACATCCCTCGCCATCTATTGCCCTGTTCAGGAATCGGTGTGATTTAGAAATGCTATGTATTCTCTGCAATCAGAAGTGTAATCAATTTGCGTTAATCACGAAATATTCACAAAGATAGAATCTCGTGCGATCGCCCCCCAAGCTACAACAAGGGAGTGTAGAGGCTATGCCTCCCGTTAAGGTTAACTCTATCTGTCCAATCTAACTCAACTGACCAGAGCGCAATTGCCCTGTCCTTTCCGGATTCAACTCGTGACAGACCGAAAAATGACACGAGGTGCCACAACAACCCCTATGCCTGAGCAAGAACAACTCGCGTTATTGACCCGTGGTGTTGATATTTGGAATGAATGGCGACAGACTTGCCATGACAGACCGTGTTTGGGTGAGGCGGATCTGAGTGCTGCCAAACTCAAAAAGATTAACTTTAGCGAAACAGACTTGAGTGCAACCACGCTAGTTGAGGCAGATTTGAGTGAAGCCGATTTAAGCAAGGCGATTCTGATTGAAACCATTCTCAGTCGAGCCAAGTTACGCAAAGCCGACCTGAGCGAAGCTTATTTAAGCCATGCTCTGTTAAATGAAGCGGCTCTGCATGAGGCACTGTTAACCGAAGCGGTTTTAATTGGGGCAAACCTGCGAGAGGCAAACTTTCGGAAAGCCAATCTCAAAGCAGCCATCTTGAGCCAAGCCGATCTCATTCGAGCTATTTTGAGTGAGGCAATACTAACCCATGCCAACTTGAGTGAAGCGGTTTTGATTGGGGCAATTTTAATCGAAGCCAACTTACGAGACGCCAATCTTGTCAATGCGAATTTGAGCCTTGCCGATTTGAGTCGTGCCGATCTGAGTCATGCCAATTTAGAAGGAGCAGACTTAAGTGGAGCCAGTTTAGCAGGGGCTATATTGACCGGGGTTAACTTAAACCGGGCGAATCTAACAGGGGTAGACCTGAGCATGGTTGATCTGAGCCAGGTCAATTTACAGGGGGTAAACTTAGACGGTGTTGCCGCTGACAAATCCACTTTACCTGCACAGGGTTTATCGCCTGCCGATGAGCAACCGTGGCTAACCCTGGAGGATTTTCAGCGATTAGGTGCCGACTGGGGGCACGGTTAACTAGTGTTGCGAACACAAAGTTCTGCAATGTAGGGGGTTTGGGGGCTTCGCCCCCAAGAAGGGGTTTCACCCCGTCACCCCTTTCAAAACTTATTTTTTGCTGTACTAGACGCGGTTAATTAACAGTGGCTTCATCGTAGCTTTGCCTTCCGCATCCGGATGCGATCGCCCCCTTTTGAAGAACTGAGGAAAGGCGAGCGATTTAACGCTGGCGTGTCATCAAGGGCAACGTTCATCTTTACTGTGACCCTACCCCAAACCTATGGCAAATCGAGTATTGCTGGCTCTACTCCAACAGGGAGCAGACAACTGGAATGAATGGTGGCACACCCACCTGAGTGAGTCAGAGAGCAAACCGGATCTGAGCAAGGCTTCCCTCAGTGAGGTTGACCTCAACAGAGTGATTTTGCCAGGAGCCATCCTAATCGAGGCAAATCTGCGAGGAGCCAACCTGTCGCGTGCTCATCTCAGTCTTGCCGATTTTACCTTTGCCCAATTAGAGCACGTGGATTTGCGCTGGGCTAACTTGCAGGGGGCTCGCCTGCATACAGCGATCTTACAGGGGGCAAACTTAAGCGAAGCCTATCTGGAATCTGCCATCCTAACTCAAACAAATTTACAGGCAGCCCAACTGAAACAGGCAAACTTGACCAGAGTAAACGGCGATCGCGCCGATTTTAGATGGGCTGATTTGTCGGGCGCAAAACTGCAAGAAGCGACCTTGACGAACGCTGATCTGCGGGGGACTAATTTAACCGGAGCAAAGTTGATCAAAGCCGATTTACGTGGGGCAGATTTGAGCTTATCCGATCTGGTTGGGGCAAATCTAAGTGAGGCTAACCTGCAAGGTGCCAATTTGTGTGGAGCAGACCTGAGCCGAACTAACTTGAACAGTGCCAACTTGACAGGTACAAACTTACGAGAAGCCTATTTACGCGAAACCAACTTTAGTGCTGCCGATTTGCGAGAAGCCAATTTAACGAACGCTTACTGGCACAATGTGAATTTGACCGATGCCAAGCTGAATTCAGTTGAACGGCGGGAGATTCAGGTACAGGGTGTCGCTCTGGCGCGGGGTCTATCGCTCTAACTCAAAAGCAGTTCATCGGTTACCAGTCGCCGCACAATCTCCGTGACTTCCGCTGCCATACGGGCATCCAGTTCTGTTGCTTCGCGATCGCCATTTCCCAGTTTTTTTGCCCCAATCAGCGTCATCCCCAGCGATCGCAACGGAGGCGACACACCCGTAGAGGAACCGCACCTGTGTTGATCCCAAAATTGCACATACGCGGTGTAGACCAATTCGGTGCGATGTCGAATGCCACTGCGCCCAAACCCTAACTTAGAGATGATCACCGGGGAGGCAATCACTTCGGCTAACCCCAGACGGGCGATCGCCACATCTAAGTAGCGGGCAGAATCTACCCCCATGGCGCGAATAATACTCTCTAAGCTGTGCCACTGAGCACCGGGCAGTTGGGCATCAATCGACAGGTAGGGATGCCACGCCAGCATCGTTACCAATCGAGTCATGTCATAGGTTGAAATTGAGTTATCTCCCCGGTGGCTGCCTCCAGAGGCTCTTAGCAACACTCGACGCAGGTGTTGATCCCACAGTTCTGGAGCTTGAATAAAGTTGCCTTCCCCATACCGTCCACGAAATTCGAGTTGAGTGTTACCCGTAATCGCTTTCAGCCAGTTCTCCAAATTCTGTGGTGTCTCAAACTGCTTAAACATCGCAGCCAGGGAGTTTGAGCTACCAATGGAGGATTTATAGTTGACAATCTCAACCGCTAAATCATAGAAACTGAAGCCTCGACTACTCCTGCGAGGTCGGATCACGCCATTGTCGATATCTGCCTCTGCGATGCTGGAGTTGACCTTCGAGACGACATTGAGCAAGGGAATGATCTTCGTCGCACTCCACAGCTCGACGTTTGCCAGGGCATTTTTGCCCAACCAATGGGCTGTCAGTTGTCCATTCTCAAGTTTGCCCAGACAGACACAAGCTTGTTGAATGTCATCGTGCAAAAATGCAAGCCCCTGCGAATTAATCCGGGGCATCTCTCCACGATTGGGAAAAGGTTGCAACTGAGCAGACGACTGCGGCTCAGATAGCG
This region includes:
- a CDS encoding MarR family winged helix-turn-helix transcriptional regulator, which produces MAESSIPDGECAPRVAPNSPVQDETVAFVEQWQKVLAPRGLGYRIKLLSQLFARRFQERLEPFGLTPFHWVVLCCLWEENGLPTSSIGDRLQQVGGTLTGVLDRMEERGLIRRERDRQDRRIWRIWLTPAGEQLKRVLPPIALEIRESALQGISESDRQLMSQLVDRLIANLS
- a CDS encoding pentapeptide repeat-containing protein, giving the protein MANRVLLALLQQGADNWNEWWHTHLSESESKPDLSKASLSEVDLNRVILPGAILIEANLRGANLSRAHLSLADFTFAQLEHVDLRWANLQGARLHTAILQGANLSEAYLESAILTQTNLQAAQLKQANLTRVNGDRADFRWADLSGAKLQEATLTNADLRGTNLTGAKLIKADLRGADLSLSDLVGANLSEANLQGANLCGADLSRTNLNSANLTGTNLREAYLRETNFSAADLREANLTNAYWHNVNLTDAKLNSVERREIQVQGVALARGLSL
- a CDS encoding pentapeptide repeat-containing protein, which encodes MTDRKMTRGATTTPMPEQEQLALLTRGVDIWNEWRQTCHDRPCLGEADLSAAKLKKINFSETDLSATTLVEADLSEADLSKAILIETILSRAKLRKADLSEAYLSHALLNEAALHEALLTEAVLIGANLREANFRKANLKAAILSQADLIRAILSEAILTHANLSEAVLIGAILIEANLRDANLVNANLSLADLSRADLSHANLEGADLSGASLAGAILTGVNLNRANLTGVDLSMVDLSQVNLQGVNLDGVAADKSTLPAQGLSPADEQPWLTLEDFQRLGADWGHG